In a genomic window of Infirmifilum sp. NZ:
- a CDS encoding 30S ribosomal protein S5: MSLGSWVPRTQVGRMVAEGKIKSIDEIFARNLPIREVEIIDALLPDLKFEVLNVNFVQRQTDSGEVSQYQVTVAVGNENGYVGVGMGKSKHIGTAIDKAVRRAKLSIIPVRRGCGSWECLCGEPHSVPFQVEGKSGSVRVVLIPAPKGVGLVASDVAKTVLRLAGINDVWSRSFGETRTTHNMAKAVYEALKETYKFYSPDSW, translated from the coding sequence GTGTCGTTGGGAAGCTGGGTTCCGCGCACGCAGGTCGGAAGGATGGTAGCAGAAGGTAAGATCAAATCTATCGATGAGATCTTTGCCAGGAATCTCCCAATAAGGGAAGTAGAGATCATTGATGCGCTTCTTCCTGACCTGAAGTTCGAAGTCCTTAATGTCAACTTCGTCCAAAGGCAAACAGACTCAGGCGAGGTAAGCCAATACCAAGTAACAGTCGCTGTTGGAAATGAAAACGGCTACGTGGGAGTAGGTATGGGCAAATCCAAACACATCGGTACAGCTATAGACAAAGCTGTTAGAAGGGCCAAGCTTAGCATCATACCTGTACGGAGAGGCTGCGGGAGCTGGGAGTGCCTATGCGGAGAGCCGCACAGTGTTCCATTTCAGGTTGAGGGTAAGAGCGGTAGCGTCCGTGTCGTGCTCATTCCGGCACCAAAGGGGGTCGGGCTTGTTGCCTCAGATGTAGCTAAAACTGTGCTTAGGCTTGCCGGCATCAACGACGTGTGGTCCCGGTCTTTCGGAGAAACGCGCACAACGCATAACATGGCTAAAGCTGTTTATGAAGCTCTGAAAGAGACCTACAAGTTTTACTCACCTGATAGTTGGTGA
- a CDS encoding 50S ribosomal protein L18, whose protein sequence is MARGSTYRVALKRRREGKTNYYKRRKLIMSKKPRLVVRILSRTAIVQIVRADPKGDITLVSAHSNELKKFGWKGGLKNTPAVYLLGLLAALKAKKNGVEEAVLDIGLHRPIKGGRVFAAAKGAIDAGLHVPAGEGIFPDESRVRGEHIASYAKLLKENDPEMYAKRFSQYLANGLNPEDLPEHFEEVRQRILKAFT, encoded by the coding sequence GTGGCTAGGGGGTCTACATACAGGGTTGCCTTGAAACGCCGTAGGGAGGGTAAGACGAACTACTACAAGCGAAGAAAGCTGATAATGTCTAAGAAACCCAGGCTAGTGGTAAGAATACTCTCCAGAACCGCGATTGTCCAGATCGTGAGAGCTGATCCTAAAGGAGACATCACGCTGGTTTCTGCGCACTCAAACGAGCTGAAAAAATTCGGGTGGAAAGGAGGGTTGAAGAACACTCCTGCTGTATACCTCCTCGGTCTGCTTGCAGCGCTTAAGGCCAAGAAAAATGGGGTAGAGGAGGCAGTGCTTGATATAGGATTGCATAGACCCATAAAAGGAGGCAGGGTCTTTGCGGCGGCTAAGGGTGCCATCGACGCTGGCCTTCATGTGCCTGCTGGGGAGGGGATATTCCCCGACGAAAGTAGAGTGCGAGGAGAACACATAGCCTCATACGCCAAACTCCTAAAGGAAAACGACCCTGAGATGTACGCTAAGCGTTTCTCGCAGTACCTAGCAAACGGCTTAAACCCTGAAGACCTTCCAGAACATTTTGAGGAAGTAAGGCAGCGTATACTTAAAGCCTTTACATAA
- a CDS encoding 50S ribosomal protein L19e — protein MDVSVARRLASEVLEVGESRIWIDPTRLEEVAAAISRDDVRRLIKDGVIRVLPPSTPSRGRHRIKRAKRRSRGPGSKKGPRVDEKELWMARVRAQRRFLKALKNKGLIEKKEFWRVYKLIKGGMFRSVAHLRMYLHEHGIIKVSGSG, from the coding sequence ATGGACGTGAGTGTTGCTCGCAGACTGGCATCAGAGGTGCTCGAAGTTGGGGAGAGCAGAATATGGATAGACCCCACGCGCTTAGAGGAGGTAGCCGCAGCTATAAGTCGCGATGATGTTCGGCGGCTCATAAAAGACGGTGTGATTAGAGTTCTTCCACCGTCGACGCCATCGCGTGGTCGTCACAGGATCAAGAGAGCTAAGAGAAGGAGTAGAGGCCCCGGTAGCAAAAAGGGGCCAAGAGTAGACGAAAAGGAGCTATGGATGGCCAGAGTAAGGGCGCAAAGGCGCTTCCTTAAGGCACTGAAAAACAAAGGTTTAATAGAGAAGAAGGAGTTTTGGAGAGTTTACAAGCTGATTAAAGGAGGCATGTTTAGGAGTGTAGCGCACCTAAGAATGTACTTGCACGAACACGGTATAATTAAGGTGAGCGGAAGTGGCTAG
- a CDS encoding 50S ribosomal protein L32e produces MSEEKQVEGAKEPKKIKPSLTPEKAKMLQLRAVLNRSRPRFIRMNSWRLKRLEDKWRSPRRSLDNQIRLQRKGFPPLVKVGYRGPAAVRGLHPSGFEEVIVHSPEELEKIDPTKQAVRIASTVGRRKRIEIIKKAEEKGIRVLNVGGA; encoded by the coding sequence ATGAGCGAGGAAAAACAGGTTGAAGGTGCCAAAGAGCCTAAGAAGATAAAGCCCTCCCTCACGCCTGAAAAGGCAAAGATGCTTCAGCTTCGCGCCGTTCTCAATCGCTCGAGGCCAAGATTCATACGCATGAATTCATGGAGGCTCAAGCGGTTAGAGGATAAGTGGCGTAGCCCTCGGAGAAGTCTTGACAACCAGATAAGGTTGCAGAGGAAGGGGTTCCCGCCTCTTGTCAAGGTCGGCTATAGAGGCCCAGCGGCTGTTCGAGGCTTGCATCCTTCGGGCTTTGAGGAGGTTATCGTTCACTCCCCCGAAGAGCTCGAGAAGATAGACCCAACCAAACAAGCAGTAAGGATCGCGTCCACCGTTGGGAGACGTAAGCGGATAGAAATCATTAAAAAGGCCGAAGAGAAAGGAATTCGCGTGCTTAACGTAGGGGGTGCTTAA
- a CDS encoding 30S ribosomal protein S8, with product MMLDTLANAMATIWNNEVRGHRECVIYPSSKLIARVLNVMKQQGYIEDFEYINDGRGGKIIVKLAGKINKCGAIKPRYSVKKDEYAKWEQQFLPSRDIGILIVSTPQGVMSHREAQSRGLGGVLIAYVY from the coding sequence ATGATGCTAGATACACTTGCTAATGCTATGGCAACGATCTGGAACAACGAGGTCAGAGGTCATCGCGAGTGCGTCATTTACCCATCTTCGAAGTTAATAGCTCGCGTACTAAACGTCATGAAGCAGCAGGGTTACATCGAGGATTTTGAGTACATCAATGATGGCAGAGGAGGAAAAATCATCGTTAAGCTAGCGGGTAAGATTAACAAGTGCGGTGCAATTAAACCAAGGTACTCTGTTAAAAAAGACGAGTATGCGAAATGGGAGCAACAGTTCCTCCCCTCAAGGGATATAGGCATTCTAATCGTGTCCACACCACAGGGTGTAATGAGTCATCGTGAGGCCCAGAGCAGAGGCCTGGGCGGTGTACTGATCGCTTACGTATATTAG
- a CDS encoding 30S ribosomal protein S14, translated as MAKLHPPKKRKYGKGSRMCVRCGTHEAVIRMYGLNLCRRCFREVAEDIGFKKYS; from the coding sequence ATGGCCAAGCTTCATCCCCCGAAAAAGCGTAAGTACGGGAAGGGTAGCAGGATGTGCGTCAGGTGTGGCACTCACGAGGCCGTCATACGAATGTACGGACTAAACCTCTGTAGGAGATGCTTCAGGGAAGTTGCCGAGGATATAGGCTTCAAAAAGTATTCCTAG
- a CDS encoding 50S ribosomal protein L5, whose translation MKGTLLMETDHPMRRIFISKVVVNIGVGESGERLAKAAKLLEELTGQKPSLRRAKKSIKEFGVKRGENIAAMVTLRGEKAVSFLKRALAAVDNKIPEKSIDKHGNFAFGVKEHILLPGVKYDPEVGIFGFDVVVALERPGFRVARRRRKRSKVESRHRVTKEETIAFLEKILGVQVVRAKR comes from the coding sequence ATGAAGGGTACTTTACTCATGGAAACCGATCATCCGATGCGTAGGATCTTCATAAGTAAAGTTGTAGTCAACATAGGTGTCGGCGAAAGCGGTGAAAGGTTAGCAAAGGCTGCTAAACTCCTAGAGGAGCTTACCGGGCAAAAGCCCTCTCTTCGTCGGGCGAAGAAAAGCATAAAAGAATTCGGCGTGAAGAGGGGTGAAAACATTGCAGCCATGGTAACGCTCCGCGGCGAGAAAGCTGTCAGCTTTCTTAAGCGTGCCTTAGCTGCAGTCGACAACAAAATACCTGAAAAGAGCATCGATAAGCACGGCAACTTCGCCTTCGGCGTTAAGGAGCACATACTTCTTCCCGGTGTGAAGTATGACCCAGAGGTGGGAATATTTGGCTTCGATGTGGTAGTGGCCCTTGAAAGACCAGGCTTTCGTGTTGCCAGAAGGAGGAGAAAGCGGTCGAAGGTTGAGTCGAGACACCGTGTTACAAAGGAAGAGACGATAGCATTTCTGGAAAAGATTTTAGGTGTGCAGGTTGTAAGAGCAAAGAGGTGA
- a CDS encoding 30S ribosomal protein S4e: MTRRIRSSLRHLRRSIAPPFWPISRKEYVWTVKPRPGPHPLFKSIPLGIVIRDILGYTTTMRETRRILGERKVAVDGRVVTDYKFPVGLMDVVHIIPEGKFYRVVPDSVKRLKLIEIPPEEAGYKLLRVIRKQTVKGGAIQVTLHDGRNILLPQSGGEKTNIKTFDSVLITVPKQAIAQIIPFKEGVLAVVTDGRHAGFVGRVISIQQVFKRRDALVVLQNDQGETVRTKLEYVLPVGEEKPAITIR, from the coding sequence ATGACGCGAAGAATAAGGAGCTCACTTAGGCATCTCCGAAGATCCATAGCGCCACCGTTTTGGCCAATCAGTAGGAAGGAATATGTTTGGACCGTTAAACCCAGGCCAGGCCCACATCCATTGTTCAAAAGCATACCTCTAGGAATTGTGATACGAGACATTCTAGGCTACACTACCACGATGCGGGAAACGCGGAGGATACTCGGTGAGAGGAAGGTCGCTGTGGATGGGCGTGTGGTAACTGATTACAAGTTTCCGGTAGGTTTAATGGACGTTGTACATATTATTCCGGAGGGAAAGTTTTACCGCGTTGTACCCGATAGCGTAAAAAGACTAAAGCTAATAGAAATACCGCCGGAGGAGGCAGGGTACAAGCTATTGAGAGTTATCAGAAAGCAGACAGTTAAGGGAGGCGCTATTCAAGTCACTCTTCACGATGGCAGGAATATTCTCCTGCCTCAATCCGGAGGAGAGAAAACAAATATTAAAACCTTCGACTCGGTCCTTATAACAGTTCCTAAGCAGGCTATAGCTCAGATAATTCCTTTCAAGGAGGGAGTTCTAGCTGTTGTGACCGACGGCCGTCACGCTGGCTTCGTCGGAAGGGTTATATCGATTCAACAGGTGTTTAAGCGCCGGGACGCGCTGGTGGTATTGCAGAACGACCAAGGAGAAACTGTGAGGACCAAACTGGAGTACGTACTTCCAGTTGGAGAGGAGAAACCCGCGATCACGATTAGGTGA
- the rplX gene encoding 50S ribosomal protein L24, with product MQRVVSSKPTKVRKREVYNAPLHVRSKRIVAPLSKDLREKLGIKRIRVRRGDRVLIVRGSFKGHEGRVTGVDVKRERIFVEGAVLRKADGTEVPYPIHPSKVLVVELDLSDKRRKELVERAKVGGQG from the coding sequence ATGCAACGCGTCGTCTCATCAAAACCAACGAAAGTTAGAAAGAGGGAGGTCTATAACGCTCCACTGCATGTTAGGTCTAAGAGAATAGTTGCTCCTCTATCCAAGGACCTCAGGGAAAAGCTGGGCATCAAGAGAATACGCGTGAGAAGAGGGGATCGTGTCCTGATAGTCCGCGGGTCCTTCAAGGGTCACGAGGGGAGAGTCACAGGGGTTGATGTTAAAAGGGAGCGTATATTTGTCGAAGGCGCTGTTCTGCGTAAAGCTGACGGTACAGAGGTTCCATATCCTATTCACCCGTCCAAGGTTCTCGTGGTAGAGCTAGACCTAAGCGACAAGCGCAGGAAGGAGCTTGTAGAGAGAGCTAAAGTAGGTGGTCAAGGATGA
- the mtnA gene encoding S-methyl-5-thioribose-1-phosphate isomerase → MLRLPRTIEWRDGVVRLINQKELPDKLVYTETHDWRRLAKAIKDMEIRGAPAIGVAAAFSLALFAWHYTGDSLEEFLSGLERVAEEVKQTRPTAVNLFWAVERVISRARTATSLEEARKGVIEEALRIQKEDEEANRKIGEIGADLIDDGDTIITVCNAGSLATSYWGTATAPMYVAKERGKNFRVIALETRPYLQGARLTAWELMQAGIDVTIATDNSVGILAMRERIDLAIVGADRVTRKGWVANKLGTYPLALVSRVHNIPFYVAAPTSSFDLNAEGPGDFEIEKRDPNEVLIIKGIRIAPEGAKAIYYAFDLTPPQLITGFITEKGVLYPPFGKTIPRALL, encoded by the coding sequence ATGCTGAGGCTCCCGAGAACTATTGAGTGGAGAGATGGTGTCGTTCGCCTTATCAACCAGAAAGAGTTACCTGATAAGCTTGTCTACACTGAGACTCATGATTGGAGGCGACTAGCTAAAGCGATAAAGGACATGGAAATACGCGGTGCCCCAGCTATAGGGGTGGCTGCTGCCTTTTCATTAGCGCTTTTTGCCTGGCATTACACTGGAGACTCGCTGGAAGAGTTCTTAAGCGGGTTGGAACGCGTTGCTGAGGAGGTGAAGCAGACCCGTCCAACCGCAGTGAATCTTTTCTGGGCTGTTGAGCGGGTCATCTCACGAGCCAGGACTGCTACAAGCCTGGAAGAAGCCAGGAAAGGCGTGATAGAGGAGGCTTTGAGAATTCAGAAGGAAGACGAGGAGGCAAACCGAAAGATCGGCGAAATAGGAGCTGATTTGATAGATGACGGTGACACGATAATAACGGTATGCAACGCAGGTTCCTTAGCAACTAGCTACTGGGGGACCGCGACAGCCCCAATGTACGTTGCGAAAGAGAGGGGGAAAAACTTCAGGGTCATTGCTCTTGAGACGAGGCCTTATCTTCAGGGTGCAAGGCTGACCGCCTGGGAGCTCATGCAAGCGGGAATCGACGTTACAATCGCTACCGATAATAGTGTTGGAATCCTAGCCATGAGGGAGAGAATAGATCTAGCGATAGTAGGTGCTGACAGAGTCACGAGGAAGGGGTGGGTTGCGAACAAGCTGGGAACATACCCTCTGGCCCTCGTTTCCAGAGTACACAATATACCTTTTTACGTAGCGGCGCCTACCAGCTCGTTTGACTTGAACGCTGAAGGCCCGGGGGATTTCGAAATCGAGAAAAGAGACCCAAATGAGGTGCTAATCATTAAGGGTATCAGGATAGCTCCCGAGGGAGCTAAAGCGATATACTACGCGTTCGACCTAACACCCCCACAGCTAATTACAGGCTTTATAACCGAGAAGGGAGTACTTTACCCTCCATTCGGAAAGACCATACCGCGGGCACTGCTATAA
- a CDS encoding endonuclease dU yields MHLTKPAFRVLGIAESFDRKLKKSIAVGVSYRRDGIVDGVYLTWLTVGGLDATEKILNLVKGTGRRDFNVVMLNGCIISWFNIVDIATLYKELSIPVICLSYEESRGLEKYLSEYFPGDSKRFGMYLGLGERRLVYIKRTSSYVYARYVGINEEELRELLNAVTLHGKVPEPLRVAQTIARSVYEFLRINDPAFLST; encoded by the coding sequence TTGCACCTCACTAAGCCAGCCTTCCGGGTACTCGGCATAGCCGAGTCATTTGATAGGAAGCTGAAGAAGTCCATAGCAGTTGGAGTTTCCTACAGGAGAGATGGGATCGTGGACGGGGTCTACTTGACATGGCTGACTGTTGGCGGTCTTGACGCCACAGAGAAGATCCTTAACCTTGTAAAAGGTACGGGCAGGCGCGACTTCAACGTAGTTATGCTAAATGGATGTATTATCAGCTGGTTCAATATAGTGGATATAGCGACTCTCTACAAGGAGCTCAGCATACCCGTTATTTGCCTAAGTTACGAGGAATCGAGGGGTCTGGAGAAGTATTTAAGCGAGTATTTCCCAGGCGACTCCAAGCGCTTTGGCATGTACCTTGGGCTCGGTGAACGCAGGCTTGTCTACATAAAGAGAACGAGTAGCTACGTTTACGCCAGGTACGTTGGTATCAACGAGGAGGAGTTGCGTGAGTTGCTGAATGCCGTCACGCTTCACGGTAAGGTTCCTGAGCCCCTGCGGGTCGCCCAAACTATTGCTAGGTCAGTATACGAGTTCCTGAGGATCAATGATCCAGCTTTTCTTTCAACCTAA
- a CDS encoding M24 family metallopeptidase translates to MEPFKSHVERLLRVLTNRGLQAALIYSSPNIFYFTGTDAPSVSIILETGEVLSVASRLEYLRAVEERAVGDVYAFSSQEEVAEYERVVERDLYGAVKKLLGSIPPEKVGIAGASLDVKKKLAEKLGAEPLDITREVLNLRRQKDSAEISRIRDSIRVAELAMRKALDTLDKGVREVDIAVEVLSLILKSGAQPSFDPIIAFGDHAAQPHAKPTQRELREGDVVKIDLGARVNGYCSDMTRSIIFGKPSQKQERVFRAVIKALEKSIESLQAGKAAKEVYSAAFKALKEEGLHIYFNHGLGHGVGIEIHEEPYLNSENESPLLVGDVVTIEPGVYMAGYLGVRIEDMLYVREDGAELLTYFPRDYLVI, encoded by the coding sequence GTGGAACCCTTCAAAAGCCATGTAGAAAGACTGCTAAGAGTCTTGACCAACAGAGGCCTTCAAGCTGCCCTCATATACTCTTCACCTAACATCTTCTACTTTACAGGCACAGACGCGCCCAGCGTGTCGATAATTTTAGAGACCGGAGAGGTCTTATCGGTTGCAAGCAGGCTGGAGTACTTAAGAGCTGTCGAAGAGCGTGCGGTCGGCGACGTTTACGCTTTCTCGTCTCAAGAAGAAGTGGCTGAATACGAAAGGGTAGTTGAAAGAGACCTGTATGGTGCTGTTAAGAAGCTTTTAGGGAGCATTCCTCCAGAGAAAGTTGGCATAGCTGGTGCAAGTCTTGATGTGAAGAAAAAACTAGCAGAAAAGCTGGGAGCAGAGCCTCTTGATATAACACGGGAAGTGCTGAACTTGAGGAGACAGAAGGATAGTGCGGAGATTAGCCGGATCAGGGATAGCATCAGAGTCGCCGAGCTAGCTATGCGAAAAGCGTTAGATACACTTGATAAGGGAGTAAGAGAGGTAGACATCGCTGTTGAAGTACTCAGCTTAATCCTCAAAAGTGGAGCACAACCTTCCTTCGATCCGATAATTGCCTTCGGCGATCACGCTGCTCAACCCCACGCAAAGCCCACTCAGCGCGAGCTCAGAGAAGGCGATGTAGTGAAGATAGACTTGGGCGCGAGGGTTAACGGGTACTGCAGCGACATGACCCGCTCCATCATCTTTGGAAAACCGTCGCAAAAGCAAGAGAGGGTCTTCAGAGCAGTAATTAAGGCGCTCGAGAAATCTATTGAAAGCCTGCAAGCTGGTAAGGCCGCTAAGGAGGTATACTCGGCCGCCTTCAAAGCACTAAAAGAAGAAGGCCTTCACATTTATTTCAATCATGGCTTAGGGCACGGTGTAGGCATCGAGATTCACGAGGAACCATACCTGAACAGCGAGAACGAGTCCCCTCTTCTGGTGGGAGATGTTGTGACCATAGAACCTGGAGTCTATATGGCCGGCTACCTAGGAGTGAGGATAGAGGACATGCTTTACGTAAGAGAGGACGGGGCGGAGCTACTAACATATTTCCCACGGGACTACCTAGTGATATAG